Proteins from one Ardenticatena maritima genomic window:
- a CDS encoding ribonuclease J: MSNAVRIVPLGGVGEVGRNMMAIEYEEQMLLVDCGLMFPQNDMFGIDVVLPDMRYVWANQERLRGIVITHGHEDHMGALPYLLRGLDIPVPIFATPLTAGLIAMRAREHRVSSRVQLDVIESGMRRQVGPFDIEFIHVAHSIPDTVALAIRTPAGLLLHTGEYKLDMTPYSGAPTDLQRFAQLGHEGVLLLMADSTNADKPGRTPSERLVSETLDRIFAQASGRILVSTFASNLMRAAQVIETARRYGRRVGVAGRSMENNIRLAIEMGYLPIEADELLPADEFESAPDHEVCILCTGTQGEPMSALVRMARGEYPHLTIRPGDTVVLSAHTIPGNEELVNRTINHLFRLGARVLHPPLWSVHVSGHAARDEMRIMLDTVRPRFFMPIQGEYRHLALHADLAREMGIHDDRIILVESGTPVHVWAEGWATAPAVGGDLLFADGRRVDEVHVTLLRDRLRLARGGFVVVVVSVDETRNAVVGEPSIVSHGLLRREEHERLRELLQNALRDLTFDEADDDIETVIRQVVRQHIRQLTARKPLVYPVIVPA, from the coding sequence TTGAGCAACGCAGTTCGCATTGTTCCCTTAGGTGGCGTAGGCGAAGTTGGCCGCAACATGATGGCAATCGAATACGAGGAGCAAATGCTCCTGGTGGATTGCGGCCTCATGTTTCCGCAAAACGATATGTTCGGCATTGATGTCGTCTTGCCGGACATGCGCTACGTCTGGGCGAACCAGGAACGCCTGCGCGGGATTGTCATCACCCACGGACACGAAGACCACATGGGCGCGTTGCCCTACCTGCTGCGCGGGCTTGATATCCCCGTCCCTATCTTTGCCACGCCGCTTACCGCCGGCCTGATTGCCATGCGCGCCCGTGAGCACCGCGTCAGCAGTCGCGTCCAGCTCGACGTCATCGAAAGCGGCATGCGTCGCCAGGTGGGCCCCTTTGACATCGAATTTATTCACGTGGCGCACTCCATCCCCGACACGGTGGCGCTGGCTATTCGCACCCCCGCCGGCTTACTGCTCCATACCGGCGAATACAAACTTGACATGACGCCCTACAGCGGCGCACCAACCGACCTGCAACGCTTCGCCCAATTGGGGCACGAGGGCGTCTTGTTGCTCATGGCTGACAGCACCAACGCCGACAAACCGGGGCGCACCCCCAGCGAGCGGCTGGTGAGCGAAACATTGGATCGCATTTTTGCGCAAGCATCGGGGCGCATTCTGGTGAGCACATTTGCCAGCAACCTCATGCGCGCCGCCCAGGTGATTGAAACCGCGCGGCGCTATGGGCGTCGTGTGGGCGTGGCGGGGCGTAGCATGGAAAACAACATTCGCCTGGCGATCGAAATGGGCTATTTGCCCATCGAAGCCGACGAACTGCTCCCCGCCGATGAATTTGAAAGTGCCCCCGACCATGAAGTCTGCATCCTCTGCACGGGCACCCAGGGCGAACCCATGTCCGCCCTGGTGCGCATGGCGCGGGGCGAATACCCCCACCTGACCATCCGTCCCGGCGATACCGTTGTGCTCAGCGCCCACACCATCCCCGGCAACGAAGAACTCGTCAACCGCACCATCAACCACCTGTTCCGCTTGGGCGCGCGTGTTCTGCATCCCCCGCTCTGGTCGGTGCATGTCAGCGGACACGCCGCCCGCGATGAAATGCGCATCATGCTCGATACCGTGCGCCCGCGCTTCTTCATGCCCATTCAGGGCGAATACCGCCACCTTGCCCTGCACGCCGACCTCGCCCGTGAGATGGGCATCCACGACGACCGCATCATCCTGGTGGAAAGCGGCACACCTGTGCATGTGTGGGCGGAAGGGTGGGCAACCGCTCCCGCCGTCGGTGGCGATTTGCTCTTTGCCGACGGTCGCCGCGTGGACGAAGTGCATGTCACCCTCTTGCGCGACCGCTTGCGCCTGGCACGGGGTGGGTTTGTCGTGGTGGTGGTGTCGGTTGATGAAACGCGCAACGCCGTTGTTGGCGAACCGTCCATCGTCTCGCATGGGTTGTTGCGCCGTGAAGAACATGAACGCCTGCGCGAACTCTTGCAAAACGCCCTGCGCGACCTCACATTTGATGAAGCCGATGACGATATCGAAACCGTCATTCGGCAGGTCGTGCGCCAGCACATTCGCCAGCTGACGGCGCGCAAACCATTGGTTTATCCGGTGATTGTGCCTGCGTGA
- a CDS encoding uracil-DNA glycosylase — translation MTPEERAAALQALEAEVRTCTRCRLCETRTHAVPGEGPVTATIMLIGEGPGANEDRQGRPFVGAAGQLLNELLLRIGLLREDVYITNVVKCRPPNNRDPHPDEINACKPYLVQQLRLIDPEVIITLGRFAMERWIPNARITQVHGQGFMYKHRLIVPMFHPAAALHKPHWRPMLEEDFDRLPTLIDRARMVRSGQMSAEAAGITILTPAAPSEEPTQLDLFGGGASSGGSD, via the coding sequence ATGACGCCCGAAGAACGCGCCGCCGCTTTACAGGCACTCGAAGCCGAAGTGCGCACCTGCACGCGTTGCCGTCTCTGCGAGACGCGCACGCATGCCGTGCCGGGCGAAGGACCTGTAACGGCGACGATTATGCTCATCGGGGAAGGACCTGGCGCGAATGAAGACCGTCAGGGGCGGCCGTTTGTCGGCGCCGCGGGGCAACTGCTGAATGAACTCCTCTTGCGTATTGGGCTGTTGCGTGAGGATGTTTACATAACCAACGTCGTCAAATGTCGTCCCCCCAACAACCGCGACCCACATCCCGACGAAATCAACGCCTGCAAGCCCTATCTCGTCCAGCAGTTGCGCCTCATCGACCCCGAAGTCATCATCACGCTGGGGCGTTTCGCCATGGAACGCTGGATACCGAACGCCCGCATCACACAGGTGCATGGGCAGGGGTTCATGTACAAGCATCGGCTCATCGTGCCCATGTTTCACCCCGCCGCCGCCCTGCATAAACCCCACTGGCGTCCCATGCTCGAAGAAGACTTTGACCGCTTGCCCACCTTGATTGACCGGGCGCGCATGGTACGCAGTGGGCAGATGAGCGCCGAAGCAGCAGGCATCACCATTCTCACACCAGCCGCCCCATCCGAAGAACCCACCCAGCTGGACCTCTTCGGTGGCGGTGCATCATCAGGAGGAAGTGATTGA
- a CDS encoding ribonuclease H-like domain-containing protein yields the protein MDEDRRPLPKMDVNALRARLNTLRGRHAPPAPAAPSPSETPPAPVEEVLGLQPHTTEAGVCLVRETRLPLSTRYGVAPLAELQRPHGERIARLLRAPAWRTFDFRQALFLDTETNGLAGGTGTFAFLVGVGFLDDDAFVVRQFFLRHPGEEPAMLAALQPLLERFDTFVTFNGKSFDIPLLETRFVLARRPLDLRTRPHLDLLHPARRIWRWRLTHCDLGTLERQVLGVRRAAEDVPGWLVPRYYNDYLRTGNAAPLRGVFYHNRHDIVALAALSVHMATIVADASPALGLAGADLFGVARLLEEGGHWDEAEAVYRRALQSQLPHALRREALKRLSLLFKRRQRWEEAAALWRAMLAQGDLFPYEELAKYLEHHARNLPAALAVVQRAFHDAREGCLRLNRAEREALLHRLARLQRKMEQANTDE from the coding sequence ATGGATGAAGACCGCCGCCCCCTTCCCAAAATGGACGTGAACGCCTTGCGCGCTCGCCTCAACACCTTGCGCGGACGGCATGCGCCGCCCGCCCCTGCCGCGCCCTCTCCATCGGAGACGCCGCCCGCTCCCGTGGAAGAGGTGCTCGGTCTTCAGCCGCACACCACCGAAGCGGGCGTTTGCCTGGTGCGCGAAACGCGCTTGCCTCTGAGCACACGCTACGGCGTAGCGCCGCTCGCCGAGTTGCAGCGCCCCCACGGTGAGCGCATCGCCCGCCTGTTGCGCGCCCCCGCCTGGCGCACGTTCGATTTTCGACAGGCGCTCTTCCTGGACACCGAAACCAACGGGCTGGCCGGCGGTACGGGCACCTTTGCCTTCCTGGTGGGCGTGGGCTTTCTCGACGATGACGCGTTCGTCGTGCGGCAATTCTTCCTGCGTCATCCGGGTGAAGAACCCGCCATGCTGGCGGCGCTTCAACCGCTGTTGGAACGGTTTGACACCTTCGTCACCTTCAACGGCAAATCGTTCGACATCCCCCTGCTCGAAACCCGCTTTGTCCTGGCGCGCCGCCCGCTCGACCTGCGGACGCGCCCCCATCTCGACCTCTTGCATCCCGCCCGCCGCATTTGGCGCTGGCGGCTCACCCACTGCGATTTGGGCACGCTCGAACGCCAGGTGCTGGGTGTGCGCCGCGCCGCCGAGGATGTGCCCGGCTGGCTGGTGCCCCGCTACTACAACGACTACCTGCGCACCGGCAACGCCGCCCCGCTGCGTGGCGTCTTCTACCACAACCGCCATGACATTGTGGCGTTGGCGGCGTTGAGCGTCCACATGGCGACCATCGTTGCCGACGCCAGCCCCGCATTGGGCTTGGCGGGCGCCGACCTGTTTGGCGTGGCGCGCCTGCTGGAAGAAGGCGGACATTGGGACGAAGCCGAAGCCGTCTATCGGCGGGCGTTGCAAAGCCAGTTGCCGCACGCGCTGCGTCGAGAGGCGCTCAAACGGCTTTCGTTGCTCTTCAAGCGGCGACAACGCTGGGAAGAAGCCGCCGCGCTCTGGCGTGCCATGCTGGCGCAGGGCGACCTGTTCCCCTATGAGGAACTGGCTAAATATCTCGAACACCACGCCCGCAATCTTCCCGCGGCCTTGGCGGTTGTGCAACGCGCTTTCCACGACGCCCGCGAAGGCTGTTTGCGGCTCAACAGAGCGGAACGCGAAGCATTGTTGCACCGGCTGGCGCGCTTGCAGCGCAAAATGGAGCAGGCCAACACGGATGAATAG
- a CDS encoding glycosyltransferase family 39 protein, with translation MKRRTNEWILLLLFILLGAALRLHRLGAESLWYDETVSVLLATKPIGAMLVHTARDIHPPLYYLLLNVWVRFAGTSEFAVAWPSWAAGVLLLPATYMLGVRVLRRRDMPLIAVALLSIAPYHIWYSQEVRMYTLGALWALLAGYAAWGMLMRQQAGEPVARGRQWRFFVLFSALGLYTLYYFAFWLAAIGIALLVILWKQRLALRPWLEAAAATLLLWLPWLPIAVRQAIEPPVPPWRGAVPFTTMLLETVTALAFGQSVQLEEVMAWLAIVVLLYLIGLAAIARRSWMRALFLAAWTWGPFLLIALISLTVLPLYHVRYMFIYSPPFYLVLAAGMVTPVWHIARRLSHRRRVAQGVAVLFLGGAFVVWGALAGVSLNNFWYNPAYAADDYRSAMRHLQELWTPGDVLLVNAGYVYPVVNYYFKGPIAWQGRLTAYREPLTDANGLIVLQTGSLEGAPSLGWGNSESDFYLTSPEETITHLEHLAQHHARLWMLRAYDTVTDPQGVIRAWLEEHATLFYDEVLTGETNARLQGWLLDAAWNRTPRVQQNAVFTEPDTNRPIIELAGYDPPPDIARGGDHLAMTLYVRRLDDFAGTLRLSMGIFDATGRQWPDSVRDFAPLGPQLLLNDLPVGKLVPVPVRMSVPVGLPPDGYEVRLKFYRAEDGRSLGVQSFIAVNNEQIRMAGIVVLPTPANAPLPTMTRMLNVEVGPLELLGVTMPSRSFQPGEIFEVELLWRVHAPLPASLTPSLADGRFFDDDGGLARRLPLDRWPADALIRDIHHVMVRPDAPPGDAPLALRVMQGSVPIELGGLLRGRNAVNLGTITIVDRPRLFEEPPVDVRMDADFDGEITLVGYTIENADLQPGGSLTLTLVWKAERRPSQRYKVFTHLVGPQGNIRGQRDLEPGDGTLPTIGWAPGEYVVMTYDVPIAADAPAGAYDLRVGLYNPETFARVPINHPQANPQEHYLSLTTLEIR, from the coding sequence GTGAAGAGACGAACCAACGAATGGATTTTGCTCCTGCTTTTCATTTTGCTGGGGGCGGCTTTACGCTTGCACCGCCTGGGTGCCGAAAGCCTTTGGTACGATGAAACCGTCAGCGTTCTGCTGGCGACAAAACCCATTGGCGCCATGTTGGTGCACACCGCGCGGGATATCCATCCGCCGCTCTACTACCTCTTGCTCAACGTGTGGGTGCGCTTTGCCGGCACGAGCGAGTTTGCCGTCGCCTGGCCCTCTTGGGCGGCGGGTGTCCTCTTGTTGCCCGCCACGTACATGCTGGGTGTGCGTGTCTTGCGTCGGCGGGATATGCCGCTGATAGCGGTTGCCTTGCTGAGTATCGCCCCGTACCACATCTGGTATTCGCAAGAGGTGCGCATGTACACGCTGGGGGCGCTGTGGGCGCTCCTCGCCGGCTATGCCGCCTGGGGCATGCTCATGCGCCAGCAAGCCGGCGAACCGGTTGCGCGCGGGCGGCAATGGCGTTTCTTCGTGCTCTTTTCGGCGCTGGGGCTTTACACACTCTACTACTTTGCCTTTTGGTTGGCGGCGATTGGCATCGCTTTGCTGGTGATACTCTGGAAACAGCGTTTGGCGTTGCGCCCCTGGCTGGAAGCCGCCGCCGCAACGCTTCTGCTTTGGTTGCCCTGGCTTCCTATTGCTGTGCGGCAAGCCATTGAACCGCCGGTGCCGCCCTGGCGGGGTGCCGTACCTTTTACTACCATGCTTCTGGAAACAGTAACCGCGCTTGCGTTTGGGCAATCTGTGCAGTTGGAAGAGGTGATGGCGTGGCTTGCCATTGTGGTCCTGCTCTATCTGATTGGGCTTGCCGCCATTGCACGCCGTTCCTGGATGCGTGCACTGTTCCTTGCCGCGTGGACGTGGGGGCCTTTTCTGCTTATTGCGCTTATCTCGCTGACCGTGCTCCCCTTGTATCACGTGCGCTACATGTTCATCTATTCGCCGCCTTTCTATCTCGTGCTTGCCGCCGGTATGGTGACGCCGGTGTGGCACATCGCGCGTCGTCTGAGCCATCGTCGGCGCGTCGCGCAAGGCGTTGCTGTTCTCTTTCTCGGCGGTGCTTTTGTGGTGTGGGGGGCGCTGGCAGGCGTTTCGCTCAACAACTTCTGGTACAATCCAGCGTATGCCGCGGATGACTACCGCAGTGCGATGCGTCATCTTCAGGAACTCTGGACGCCTGGCGATGTGCTCCTGGTCAATGCCGGTTATGTGTACCCCGTTGTGAACTACTACTTCAAAGGGCCAATTGCCTGGCAAGGACGTTTGACGGCGTATCGCGAGCCGCTGACCGATGCGAACGGTTTGATTGTGTTGCAAACGGGCAGTCTGGAAGGGGCGCCCTCGTTGGGATGGGGCAACTCTGAAAGTGATTTTTATCTCACCTCGCCAGAAGAGACTATTACTCACCTGGAACATCTTGCGCAGCACCATGCACGCTTGTGGATGCTCCGCGCCTACGATACGGTAACCGATCCACAGGGTGTGATTCGCGCCTGGCTGGAAGAACACGCCACGCTTTTTTATGACGAAGTGCTTACTGGCGAAACCAACGCCCGCCTGCAAGGCTGGCTTCTCGATGCCGCCTGGAACCGCACGCCGCGCGTGCAACAAAACGCCGTCTTCACCGAACCCGATACGAACCGCCCCATCATCGAACTGGCGGGCTACGACCCCCCGCCGGATATCGCCCGCGGTGGTGACCATCTCGCCATGACGCTCTACGTGCGCCGCCTTGATGATTTTGCAGGCACGTTGCGCCTCTCCATGGGCATTTTCGACGCCACAGGGCGGCAATGGCCTGACAGTGTGCGCGATTTTGCGCCCTTGGGCCCCCAATTGCTGCTCAATGACTTGCCGGTCGGCAAACTGGTTCCGGTGCCTGTGCGGATGTCTGTCCCCGTGGGGCTTCCGCCTGATGGATACGAAGTGCGCCTCAAATTCTATCGTGCCGAAGATGGGCGCTCGCTCGGCGTGCAAAGTTTCATCGCCGTCAACAACGAACAAATCCGCATGGCGGGGATTGTGGTTTTGCCGACGCCCGCCAACGCCCCCTTGCCGACGATGACCCGCATGCTCAACGTCGAAGTGGGGCCGTTGGAACTGCTCGGCGTGACCATGCCCAGCCGCTCGTTCCAACCGGGCGAAATTTTCGAGGTGGAATTGCTGTGGCGTGTGCACGCCCCCTTGCCCGCGTCGCTGACGCCTTCGCTTGCCGACGGGCGCTTTTTTGACGATGACGGCGGCTTGGCGCGCCGTTTGCCGCTCGACCGGTGGCCCGCCGATGCGCTCATTCGCGACATTCACCACGTCATGGTGCGCCCCGACGCGCCCCCTGGCGACGCCCCGTTGGCGTTGCGTGTCATGCAGGGGAGCGTGCCCATCGAGTTGGGCGGCTTGCTCCGTGGGCGTAACGCCGTCAATTTGGGCACTATCACCATCGTGGACCGCCCACGCCTGTTTGAAGAACCGCCCGTTGACGTGCGCATGGATGCCGACTTTGACGGCGAAATCACGCTTGTGGGCTACACGATTGAAAACGCCGACTTGCAGCCGGGCGGTTCGCTCACGCTCACACTCGTCTGGAAAGCCGAACGCCGCCCCTCACAGCGCTACAAGGTCTTCACCCACCTGGTAGGACCGCAAGGCAATATTCGCGGTCAGCGCGACCTGGAACCGGGCGACGGCACATTGCCCACCATCGGCTGGGCGCCCGGCGAATACGTGGTGATGACCTATGACGTCCCCATCGCCGCCGACGCCCCCGCGGGTGCGTATGACTTGCGTGTGGGGCTCTACAATCCCGAAACGTTTGCTCGTGTGCCCATCAACCACCCGCAAGCCAACCCGCAAGAGCATTACCTCTCGCTCACCACGCTGGAAATTCGCTGA
- a CDS encoding aspartate aminotransferase family protein, producing MDAYEILELQGKYLWPNHLLYYTDPLPLDHGEGMYVWDVEGNQYLDFFAGILTTSVGHKHPKVLDAAREQMEKLIHSSTLYPNEKHVRLAEKIADITPGNLQKSYFTNSGTEANENAILLARVVTGHQEVIALRHAYHGRSALAMSLTGQAAWRIGGTHAHGVKHAMAPYCYRCPLKMTYPECGVACAEDVEDVIKTQTSGKIAAVIAEPILGVGGFITPPPEYFGIVAEIAYTYGGLFIADEVQTGFGRTGTYWFGIEHWGVVPDVMTMAKGIANGFPLANTITTAEIADEMKGKGLTISTFGGNPVSCAASLATIEVLEEEANPAHVAEVGDYLHAGLKRLQEKYPMIGDVRGKGLMQGVELVNDRETKEPAADATNYVLEVARSSGLLIGKGGMYGNVLRIAPPLTATKEHVDEALEKLDRTFAIVHEMTW from the coding sequence ATGGACGCCTACGAAATCCTCGAATTGCAGGGGAAATACCTCTGGCCGAACCATCTGCTTTACTACACCGACCCGCTCCCGCTTGACCATGGCGAGGGAATGTACGTCTGGGATGTTGAAGGCAACCAATATCTGGACTTTTTCGCTGGTATTTTGACAACCAGCGTGGGGCACAAACACCCCAAAGTGCTCGACGCTGCGCGCGAGCAGATGGAAAAACTCATCCACTCGTCCACGCTCTACCCCAACGAAAAACATGTGCGCCTGGCGGAAAAAATCGCCGACATCACACCCGGAAACTTGCAAAAATCCTACTTCACGAATAGCGGCACCGAAGCCAACGAAAACGCCATCTTGCTGGCGCGCGTGGTCACCGGTCATCAAGAAGTGATTGCCTTGCGCCACGCCTACCATGGGCGTTCGGCGCTTGCCATGAGCCTGACGGGGCAAGCGGCATGGCGCATTGGCGGCACACACGCCCACGGGGTGAAACATGCCATGGCGCCCTACTGCTACCGTTGCCCGCTCAAAATGACGTACCCCGAATGCGGCGTGGCGTGCGCTGAGGATGTGGAAGATGTCATCAAGACGCAAACCTCGGGCAAAATTGCCGCCGTCATTGCCGAGCCCATTCTCGGTGTGGGGGGCTTCATCACACCGCCGCCCGAATACTTCGGCATTGTGGCGGAAATTGCCTACACCTATGGCGGATTGTTCATCGCCGACGAGGTGCAAACCGGCTTTGGGCGCACGGGGACATACTGGTTCGGCATTGAGCATTGGGGCGTAGTGCCGGATGTGATGACGATGGCGAAAGGGATTGCCAACGGTTTCCCGCTGGCAAATACCATCACCACCGCTGAAATCGCGGATGAGATGAAAGGCAAAGGGCTTACCATCAGCACCTTTGGCGGCAACCCCGTCTCCTGTGCGGCCTCACTCGCAACGATTGAAGTCTTGGAAGAGGAAGCCAACCCCGCGCATGTCGCGGAAGTGGGCGACTACTTGCACGCAGGTTTGAAACGCTTGCAGGAAAAATACCCCATGATTGGCGATGTGCGCGGCAAGGGGCTCATGCAGGGCGTTGAACTGGTCAACGACCGCGAAACCAAAGAACCCGCCGCCGACGCTACCAACTACGTGTTGGAAGTGGCGCGTTCCAGCGGTTTGCTCATCGGCAAAGGCGGCATGTACGGGAACGTCCTGCGCATTGCGCCGCCGCTTACCGCTACCAAAGAGCATGTGGATGAAGCGCTCGAAAAACTCGACCGCACGTTTGCCATCGTCCATGAGATGACATGGTAG
- a CDS encoding basic amino acid ABC transporter substrate-binding protein, producing the protein MKRLFALLVVLVLALAACGGGNEEAAQTGGGTDLGGREILIGSDTAYPPFEFVDENNQIVGFDVDMMNAVCEIANCKPKFVSAQWDGIFAALAAGEFDAVVSAVTITEERDKLIDFSRPYLNAGQIITVRVDNNDITKPEDLKGHVVGVQLGTTGDIEASKYVEEENIRRYETIDLAMLALANGDIEAVVADAPTSADIVNKQFAGQLKLVGEPFTEEYYGIAINPEETAELKPAFDAALKQLIESGKLAEIAEKWGIPASAVQNLPESGLK; encoded by the coding sequence ATGAAACGTCTGTTTGCGCTCTTGGTCGTGCTGGTGTTGGCGCTGGCCGCATGCGGCGGCGGCAATGAAGAAGCCGCCCAAACCGGAGGCGGTACCGATTTGGGTGGTCGCGAGATTCTCATCGGTTCGGATACCGCCTACCCGCCGTTCGAGTTCGTGGATGAAAACAACCAAATTGTGGGCTTCGACGTGGACATGATGAACGCCGTCTGTGAGATTGCCAACTGCAAGCCGAAGTTTGTCTCGGCGCAATGGGACGGTATTTTTGCCGCGCTTGCCGCCGGTGAGTTTGATGCCGTGGTCTCGGCGGTGACGATTACGGAAGAACGCGACAAGCTGATTGACTTCAGCCGCCCATATCTCAACGCCGGTCAGATTATCACCGTGCGTGTGGACAACAACGACATCACCAAGCCCGAAGACCTGAAAGGGCATGTGGTGGGCGTGCAGTTGGGGACCACGGGCGACATCGAAGCCTCGAAGTACGTGGAAGAAGAAAATATCCGCCGCTACGAAACGATTGACCTGGCGATGCTGGCGCTCGCCAACGGCGACATTGAGGCTGTGGTAGCCGATGCGCCGACCTCGGCGGATATCGTCAACAAGCAGTTTGCCGGGCAGTTGAAGCTGGTGGGTGAACCGTTCACTGAAGAATACTACGGCATCGCCATCAACCCGGAAGAGACAGCCGAACTCAAACCGGCGTTCGACGCCGCGCTGAAGCAGCTCATCGAAAGCGGCAAACTGGCCGAAATTGCTGAAAAGTGGGGCATTCCCGCCTCGGCGGTGCAGAACCTGCCCGAAAGCGGCTTGAAGTAA
- a CDS encoding KamA family radical SAM protein: MKQVLSNEMTQYKPLTLATIKKHPVWHTLTPEMREAIEVVAHVLPFRTNPYVVEQLIDWSDIPNDPIFQLTFPQRGMLDPQDYARVRDALRDGVSRQALQTLVNEIRFRMNPHPAGQMTHNVPEMDGQRLWGIQHKYRETVLFFPAQGQTCHAFCTYCFRWAQFVGIEELKFQSRQVELLVEYLKRHPDVTDVLFTGGDPMVMKASLLRRYIEPLLSPELEHVRTIRIGTKSLAYWPYRYVSDADADDILRLFEEIIASGRHVAFMAHFSHPRELSTPIVQEAIARIRNTGAEIRTQAPLIRHVNDDPDVWATMWRESVRLGMIPYYMFVERDTGPKGYFEVPLARAQRIFADAYRQVSGVARTVRGPSMSAWPGKVRVVGTARVAGERVFVLEFLQGRKPEWVGRPFFAKFDPHATWLDQLKPAFGEKFFYEYDLEEDAMSATPHSVAVDDIVLN, from the coding sequence ATGAAGCAGGTTTTGTCGAATGAAATGACGCAGTACAAACCGTTGACGCTCGCCACTATCAAGAAGCATCCCGTGTGGCATACGCTTACCCCCGAAATGCGCGAAGCGATTGAAGTTGTGGCGCATGTGCTCCCCTTCCGCACGAACCCGTATGTTGTTGAGCAGTTGATTGATTGGAGCGACATTCCCAACGACCCCATTTTCCAGTTGACCTTCCCCCAGCGCGGCATGCTTGACCCACAGGACTACGCACGTGTGCGTGACGCCTTGCGCGATGGGGTTTCTCGCCAAGCGCTGCAAACGTTGGTCAACGAAATTCGGTTCCGCATGAACCCGCACCCCGCAGGGCAAATGACGCACAACGTGCCGGAAATGGATGGGCAGCGGCTGTGGGGCATTCAACATAAATATCGCGAAACCGTCCTCTTCTTCCCGGCGCAGGGGCAAACCTGCCATGCGTTTTGCACCTATTGCTTCCGCTGGGCGCAATTTGTGGGGATCGAAGAACTCAAATTCCAATCGCGGCAGGTGGAACTGCTTGTTGAATACCTCAAACGCCACCCCGACGTGACGGACGTACTCTTCACGGGGGGCGACCCCATGGTAATGAAAGCGAGCCTCTTGCGCCGCTACATTGAACCCTTGCTCAGCCCTGAACTGGAACATGTGCGCACCATTCGCATTGGCACTAAATCGCTGGCGTACTGGCCGTATCGCTATGTGAGCGATGCCGACGCTGACGACATTTTGCGGCTTTTTGAAGAGATTATCGCCAGCGGTCGCCATGTGGCGTTCATGGCGCACTTCTCGCATCCGCGCGAACTTTCGACCCCCATTGTGCAGGAAGCCATTGCCCGTATTCGCAACACCGGGGCGGAAATTCGCACGCAAGCGCCGCTCATTCGCCACGTCAACGACGACCCCGATGTCTGGGCGACCATGTGGCGCGAATCCGTGCGCCTGGGCATGATCCCATACTACATGTTTGTGGAACGTGATACTGGCCCGAAGGGATACTTTGAAGTGCCGCTGGCGCGCGCACAGCGCATTTTTGCCGACGCCTACCGCCAGGTTTCCGGCGTGGCGCGTACCGTGCGTGGCCCTTCGATGTCGGCGTGGCCGGGGAAAGTGCGCGTTGTCGGGACAGCGCGTGTGGCGGGCGAGCGCGTGTTCGTGCTGGAATTCTTGCAAGGGCGCAAGCCTGAATGGGTGGGACGCCCCTTCTTTGCCAAGTTTGATCCGCACGCGACCTGGCTTGACCAGTTGAAGCCCGCTTTTGGTGAGAAGTTCTTCTACGAATACGACCTTGAAGAAGACGCCATGAGCGCAACGCCGCACTCCGTTGCAGTGGACGATATTGTGCTCAACTAG
- the yjjX gene encoding inosine/xanthosine triphosphatase, with protein MPIVVVGSRNPVKVAAVQAAFAKLGDAWEVRAVDAPSGVSPQPIGHAETRRGARNRAQAALAAYPNAEFGVGLEGGVFEYDGEWYTGAWCAIVDRDGRVGWAGGGLILLPPAVVEGLRAGHELGTLMDRLSDEHNTKQKMGAIGLLTNGLVGRQETYEHLVLRALARWRRPEWFESEEEAG; from the coding sequence ATGCCGATTGTTGTGGTGGGAAGTCGGAATCCGGTGAAGGTGGCGGCTGTTCAGGCGGCGTTTGCCAAACTGGGCGATGCGTGGGAGGTGCGCGCCGTGGATGCGCCGAGCGGTGTCTCTCCTCAGCCAATCGGGCATGCGGAAACGCGCCGGGGGGCGCGCAATCGGGCGCAAGCGGCACTGGCGGCGTATCCCAACGCCGAGTTTGGTGTCGGGCTGGAAGGTGGTGTGTTTGAGTACGATGGTGAGTGGTATACCGGCGCGTGGTGCGCGATTGTCGATCGGGATGGGCGTGTTGGCTGGGCGGGCGGCGGCTTGATTTTGTTGCCGCCGGCTGTTGTTGAAGGATTGCGCGCCGGGCACGAACTTGGCACGCTGATGGACCGCCTGAGCGATGAACACAACACCAAGCAGAAAATGGGCGCGATTGGCTTGCTGACAAATGGGCTGGTGGGGCGGCAGGAAACCTACGAGCACCTGGTATTACGGGCGTTGGCGCGCTGGCGGCGGCCGGAGTGGTTCGAGAGTGAAGAAGAAGCGGGCTGA